The Microbacterium sp. LWH7-1.2 genome window below encodes:
- a CDS encoding mechanosensitive ion channel domain-containing protein, whose amino-acid sequence MADIVSQPWFWPAVVVSVGLPLALIGLTEFHNALARRGSRAAPIVLMVRNYLVPVAGILVLLSQPGAWEGSGTWPKVVWTIFGLLVIVVTINAVNHLVFHRAEKGSWRDRFPTIFSDLIRFVFIILGIAAVFWWVWDADVAGVFAALGITSIVVGLALQNAVGSIVSGLFLVFEAPFELGDWIETGGTRGQIVEVNWRAVHLETGNGTVIIPTAELAGGSFVNLSRNPEPYAATLEVEFGTDDPPGRVRELLVAVARDIPLLSPDLEPSAVTVGGSRYEVAIPLRTPGDRADALDAFATRIWYAARRADLHLDGDLTDDWRTPARLQDALRQIAPSLSLAPREAESLAAHARLERYCAGESLLRPGIVPVETRFILAGSVVLGIPTEDEGFVQVGVLTAGDAVGLTALSRTPTISRALATSEVDVVVVPVSALDDIVRAHPVVAREIVRESENRLRQAAAALAAVGETLPRGRFVVG is encoded by the coding sequence GTGGCCGATATCGTCTCGCAGCCGTGGTTCTGGCCCGCCGTCGTCGTCTCGGTGGGGCTGCCGCTCGCGCTCATCGGACTGACGGAGTTCCACAACGCGCTCGCCCGCCGCGGCAGCCGCGCGGCGCCGATCGTGCTGATGGTGCGCAACTACCTCGTGCCGGTCGCCGGCATCCTGGTGCTGCTCAGCCAGCCGGGCGCGTGGGAGGGGTCCGGCACGTGGCCGAAGGTCGTGTGGACGATCTTCGGGCTGCTCGTGATCGTCGTCACGATCAACGCCGTCAACCACCTGGTCTTCCACCGCGCGGAGAAGGGATCGTGGCGCGACCGGTTCCCGACGATCTTCAGCGACCTCATCCGGTTCGTCTTCATCATCCTCGGCATCGCGGCGGTGTTCTGGTGGGTGTGGGATGCCGACGTCGCCGGCGTGTTCGCCGCACTCGGCATCACGTCGATCGTGGTCGGGCTCGCCCTGCAGAACGCGGTCGGGTCGATCGTGTCGGGCCTCTTCCTGGTGTTCGAGGCGCCGTTCGAACTCGGGGACTGGATCGAGACCGGCGGCACACGCGGGCAGATCGTCGAGGTCAACTGGCGCGCGGTGCACCTCGAGACCGGCAACGGCACGGTCATCATCCCCACCGCGGAACTCGCCGGCGGCTCCTTCGTCAACCTCTCGCGCAATCCGGAGCCGTACGCCGCGACCCTCGAGGTGGAGTTCGGCACCGACGACCCGCCGGGCCGCGTGCGGGAGCTGCTCGTGGCGGTGGCCCGCGACATCCCGCTGCTGTCGCCGGATCTCGAACCCTCGGCGGTGACCGTGGGCGGTTCGCGGTACGAGGTGGCGATCCCACTGCGCACCCCCGGCGATCGCGCCGACGCCCTCGATGCCTTCGCGACCCGCATCTGGTACGCCGCGCGCCGCGCCGACCTGCACCTCGACGGCGACCTCACCGACGACTGGCGAACACCCGCGCGGCTGCAGGACGCGCTGCGGCAGATCGCGCCGTCGCTGAGCCTGGCGCCCCGCGAGGCGGAGTCGCTCGCCGCTCACGCGCGGCTGGAGCGGTACTGCGCGGGGGAGTCGCTGCTGCGGCCCGGCATCGTTCCCGTGGAGACCCGCTTCATCCTCGCCGGCTCGGTCGTGCTGGGCATCCCGACCGAGGACGAGGGTTTCGTGCAGGTGGGGGTGCTGACGGCGGGCGACGCCGTCGGTCTCACCGCCCTCTCCCGCACGCCGACGATCTCGCGGGCGCTGGCGACGAGCGAGGTCGACGTCGTGGTCGTGCCCGTCTCCGCACTCGACGACATCGTGCGCGCGCATCCCGTGGTCGCGCGCGAGATCGTCCGCGAGAGCGAGAACCGCCTCCGCCAGGCCGCTGCCGCGCTCGCCGCGGTCGGCGAGACCCTGCCCCGCGGCCGCTTCGTCGTCGGCTGA
- the truA gene encoding tRNA pseudouridine(38-40) synthase TruA, translating into MRIRLDIAYDGTHFRGWARQPGLRTVQETLETSLARVLGGDPRLVVAGRTDAGVHATGQVAHVDLDESQQQRMLARHARPADSIPTAEGRATALAARMTGVVGAYSDVAVTGSRIAPEGFDARFSAVWRRYEYRIGDTVTGYDPLERHRTTSVRAVLDAEAMDAAARALIGLHDFAAYCKPREEATTIRTLLEFDWHRDAAGVLVANVKADAFCHSMVRALVGACVAVGEGRLDVEDVVDIRDAQERVPEVKVLSARGLTLTEVGYPADDLLAQRAEQTRARRDRE; encoded by the coding sequence GTGCGGATCCGCCTCGACATCGCCTACGACGGCACGCATTTCCGGGGGTGGGCCCGCCAGCCCGGACTTCGCACGGTCCAAGAGACGCTCGAAACCTCGCTCGCGCGCGTGCTCGGCGGTGACCCGCGGCTCGTGGTGGCCGGGCGCACCGACGCGGGCGTGCACGCCACTGGCCAGGTGGCGCACGTCGACCTCGACGAGAGCCAGCAGCAGCGCATGCTGGCGCGGCACGCGCGCCCGGCCGACAGCATCCCCACCGCCGAAGGCCGGGCCACGGCGCTCGCCGCGCGCATGACGGGGGTGGTGGGCGCCTACTCCGACGTCGCCGTCACGGGCTCGCGCATCGCGCCCGAAGGCTTCGACGCGCGCTTCTCGGCGGTGTGGCGCCGCTACGAGTACCGCATCGGCGACACCGTCACCGGGTACGACCCGCTCGAGCGCCATCGCACAACCTCGGTGCGCGCGGTTCTCGATGCGGAGGCGATGGATGCTGCGGCCCGCGCCCTCATCGGACTCCACGACTTCGCCGCCTACTGCAAACCGCGTGAAGAGGCCACGACGATCCGCACACTGCTCGAGTTCGACTGGCACCGCGACGCCGCGGGCGTGCTCGTCGCGAACGTCAAGGCCGACGCGTTCTGCCACAGCATGGTGCGGGCGCTCGTCGGGGCCTGCGTCGCCGTCGGCGAGGGCAGGCTCGACGTGGAGGACGTCGTCGACATCCGCGACGCGCAGGAGCGCGTGCCCGAGGTGAAGGTGCTCTCGGCGCGCGGGCTCACCCTCACCGAGGTCGGCTACCCCGCCGATGACCTGCTCGCCCAGCGCGCCGAGCAGACCCGCGCGCGGCGCGACCGCGAGTGA
- the rplQ gene encoding 50S ribosomal protein L17, whose amino-acid sequence MPKPTKGPRLGGGPAHERLLLANLAAALFTHKSIKTTETKAKRLRPLAERLITFAKRGDLHARRRVLSVIGDKEVVHVLFTEIAPLVADRDGGYTRITKVGNRKGDNAPMAVIELVLEPVTKKPSAKKAAAAKAAPAEEAPAEETDASETPATDEAAEAGAESQEEGAAAEAAAEEAVEAPAEEKSA is encoded by the coding sequence ATGCCCAAGCCCACCAAGGGTCCCCGCCTCGGAGGCGGCCCCGCCCACGAGCGTCTGCTGCTTGCGAACCTGGCCGCCGCGCTGTTCACCCACAAGTCGATCAAGACGACCGAGACCAAGGCCAAGCGCCTGCGTCCGCTCGCCGAGCGTCTCATCACGTTCGCGAAGCGCGGCGACCTGCACGCGCGTCGTCGCGTGCTCTCGGTCATCGGTGACAAGGAAGTCGTGCACGTCCTGTTCACCGAGATCGCTCCGCTGGTCGCGGACCGTGACGGCGGCTACACCCGCATCACCAAGGTCGGCAACCGCAAGGGCGACAACGCGCCCATGGCCGTCATCGAGCTCGTCCTCGAGCCCGTGACGAAGAAGCCGTCGGCCAAGAAGGCTGCTGCCGCGAAGGCTGCTCCCGCCGAGGAGGCTCCCGCCGAGGAGACCGACGCCTCGGAGACCCCCGCCACCGACGAGGCCGCCGAGGCCGGCGCCGAGTCGCAGGAGGAGGGCGCCGCCGCCGAGGCTGCCGCCGAGGAGGCCGTCGAGGCTCCTGCCGAGGAGAAGTCCGCGTAA
- a CDS encoding thioredoxin domain-containing protein: MAQPARKTNWFAIWVTVGVVVALVLVTVLVITLNNAATPKPLPTEVNTPTSAGIDAETGAILVGDGPDRLDTYIDFMCPVCNQFEQIYGAEIESMVNDGSITLGIHPISILDSQSNGTQFSTRAANAAYCVAAADPDASLPFLQAMFENQPAEKSNGLTNSEILEIASGVGVTGIDSCVNDGTYAGFVAEKTEATPIQPGSSGIGTPTIAVNGQVIANSQLPPAGSLATLFE, from the coding sequence ATGGCACAGCCGGCACGCAAGACCAACTGGTTCGCGATCTGGGTGACCGTGGGCGTCGTAGTGGCGCTCGTGCTCGTCACCGTTCTCGTCATCACCCTGAACAACGCGGCGACGCCCAAGCCGCTGCCGACCGAGGTGAACACGCCGACGTCGGCGGGGATCGACGCGGAGACCGGCGCCATCCTCGTCGGAGACGGTCCCGACCGCCTCGACACCTACATCGACTTCATGTGCCCCGTGTGCAACCAGTTCGAGCAGATCTACGGCGCCGAGATCGAGAGCATGGTGAACGACGGCAGCATCACGCTCGGCATCCACCCGATCTCGATCCTCGACAGCCAGTCGAACGGCACCCAGTTCTCGACGCGTGCGGCGAATGCCGCCTACTGCGTCGCGGCGGCGGACCCCGACGCGTCGCTGCCCTTCCTGCAGGCGATGTTCGAGAATCAGCCCGCCGAGAAGTCGAACGGCCTCACGAACAGCGAGATCCTCGAGATCGCGTCCGGCGTCGGTGTCACCGGCATCGACTCGTGCGTCAACGACGGCACGTACGCCGGCTTCGTCGCCGAGAAGACGGAGGCGACCCCGATCCAGCCCGGGTCCTCGGGCATCGGCACCCCGACCATCGCGGTCAACGGCCAGGTCATCGCGAACTCGCAGTTGCCCCCGGCGGGCTCCCTCGCCACGCTCTTCGAGTAA
- the rpmJ gene encoding 50S ribosomal protein L36 — protein MKVNPSVKPICDHCKVIRRHGRVMVICKSNPRHKQRQG, from the coding sequence ATGAAGGTCAACCCCTCCGTCAAGCCCATCTGCGACCACTGCAAGGTCATCCGTCGCCACGGTCGCGTCATGGTGATCTGCAAGAGCAACCCGCGTCACAAGCAGCGCCAGGGCTGA
- a CDS encoding adenylate/guanylate cyclase domain-containing protein, whose product MPGETPAHWVGTPRVRTRAGLSIYSILLIMLLSVSVLSSIVVGIIGYVNGTEALRAIAYEKLVEIRENRAREVSQLFRSIENSVRLSALNDTSKAAVRAFTEGFDELNAQETDAAASAAVDSYYRDTFAADLEEATGEDVDGSAFAPRGAAETYLQHHYVIPYDSWEDAIVTEDAGDGSAWSAAHAKYHDYYRTMTQLQEYEDVLMLDTEGNVVYTAYKGVDLGTNLFDGPYRLSNLAVAYREAMDRNIVGDVVLADFASYGPSLGAPAGWAVVPIADDGEVLGALAIELPIERIDDVMTVAGEWELNGLGATGETYLVGADGTMRSVSRALLADAEAYETDAVAAGLPPAAAALAVSNGNTLLNQTIAGTAVTRALAGDSGTLLESDYLGRPSLTAYAPLEVDGLDWVIVAQETEHEAMVPVEDFTRNLILSTAAMIIFVCVLSLVLAQVFVRPLRRLKTAAQRIAGGDEGVQVDAGSSDELADVANAFNDMSRSLQVKSHLIAQQEKANEDLILSFMPEGMASRYKLGDEAITQDSDDVTVVFADIVGFEALALSMSSDDAIARLNDLIRAFDEAAERHGVERVRTTRQSYLASCGLATPRVDNARRAVEFALELDTILERYSTQQGVSLSLRAGLDSGKVTSGLIGRARVVYDMWGDAVNLAFRVQGDSDEPGIYITQRVAERLPDSITVLPAGEIETQSGGQRVWKVESPSVVVAEG is encoded by the coding sequence ATGCCCGGGGAGACACCCGCGCATTGGGTGGGCACGCCACGCGTCCGCACGCGTGCGGGACTGTCGATCTATTCGATCCTGCTCATCATGCTGCTGTCGGTGAGCGTGCTCTCGAGCATCGTCGTCGGCATCATCGGGTACGTCAACGGCACCGAGGCGCTGCGTGCGATCGCGTACGAGAAGCTCGTCGAGATCCGCGAGAACCGCGCCCGCGAGGTGTCGCAGCTGTTCCGCTCGATCGAGAACTCGGTGAGGCTGTCGGCGCTCAACGACACGAGCAAGGCCGCTGTGCGCGCCTTCACCGAGGGTTTCGACGAGCTGAACGCGCAGGAGACGGATGCCGCAGCATCCGCCGCCGTCGACTCGTACTATCGCGACACGTTCGCCGCCGATCTCGAGGAGGCGACCGGGGAAGACGTCGACGGCTCGGCGTTCGCCCCACGAGGGGCGGCCGAGACCTACCTGCAGCACCACTACGTGATCCCGTACGACTCGTGGGAGGACGCGATCGTCACAGAGGACGCGGGCGACGGCAGTGCGTGGTCGGCGGCGCACGCGAAGTACCACGACTACTACCGCACGATGACCCAGTTGCAGGAGTACGAGGACGTGCTCATGCTCGACACCGAGGGCAACGTCGTCTACACCGCCTACAAAGGGGTCGATCTCGGCACGAACCTCTTCGACGGGCCCTACCGGCTGTCGAACCTCGCCGTCGCGTACCGCGAGGCGATGGACCGCAACATCGTCGGCGACGTCGTGCTCGCCGACTTCGCGTCGTACGGGCCGAGCCTCGGCGCCCCGGCGGGCTGGGCCGTGGTGCCGATCGCCGACGATGGCGAGGTGCTCGGCGCGCTCGCGATCGAGCTGCCGATCGAGCGCATCGACGACGTCATGACGGTCGCGGGCGAGTGGGAGCTCAACGGCCTCGGCGCGACGGGCGAGACGTACCTCGTGGGCGCCGACGGCACGATGCGGTCGGTTTCGCGCGCCCTGCTCGCCGACGCGGAGGCATACGAGACGGATGCTGTGGCCGCAGGCCTTCCGCCCGCCGCAGCCGCGCTCGCCGTGAGCAACGGGAACACGCTGCTCAACCAGACGATCGCGGGCACCGCCGTGACCCGGGCCTTGGCCGGCGACTCGGGCACGCTGCTGGAGAGCGACTATCTGGGGCGCCCGAGCCTGACCGCGTACGCTCCGCTCGAGGTCGACGGCCTGGACTGGGTGATCGTCGCGCAGGAGACCGAGCACGAGGCGATGGTCCCCGTCGAGGACTTCACGCGCAACCTCATCCTGTCGACGGCGGCCATGATCATCTTCGTCTGCGTGCTCTCGCTGGTGCTCGCGCAGGTGTTCGTGCGGCCGCTGCGCCGCCTCAAGACCGCCGCCCAGCGCATCGCCGGGGGCGACGAGGGCGTGCAGGTCGACGCCGGCTCGAGCGACGAGCTCGCCGACGTCGCGAACGCGTTCAACGACATGAGCCGCAGCCTGCAGGTCAAGTCGCACCTGATCGCCCAGCAGGAGAAGGCCAACGAGGACCTCATCCTCTCCTTCATGCCGGAGGGCATGGCGAGCCGCTACAAACTCGGCGACGAGGCGATCACGCAGGACAGCGACGATGTCACGGTGGTCTTCGCCGACATCGTGGGCTTCGAGGCGTTGGCGCTGTCGATGTCGTCCGACGACGCGATCGCGCGCCTCAACGACCTCATCCGCGCGTTCGACGAGGCCGCGGAGCGGCACGGCGTCGAGCGGGTGCGCACCACTCGGCAGAGCTACCTCGCCAGCTGCGGGCTGGCGACACCGCGCGTCGACAACGCACGCCGCGCCGTCGAGTTCGCGCTCGAGCTCGACACCATCCTCGAGCGCTACTCCACCCAGCAGGGTGTCTCCCTGTCGCTGCGAGCGGGTCTCGACTCCGGCAAGGTGACGAGCGGACTCATCGGCCGGGCGCGGGTCGTGTACGACATGTGGGGGGATGCCGTGAATCTCGCATTCCGCGTCCAGGGCGACTCGGACGAACCCGGCATCTACATCACGCAGCGCGTGGCGGAGCGGCTGCCCGATTCGATCACCGTGCTGCCCGCCGGCGAGATCGAGACGCAGTCGGGCGGCCAGCGCGTCTGGAAGGTCGAGTCCCCGAGCGTCGTCGTGGCGGAGGGGTGA
- the infA gene encoding translation initiation factor IF-1, whose translation MAKKDGVIEIEGVVSEALPNAMFRVELSNGHKVLATISGKMRQNYIRIIPEDRVVVELSPYDLTRGRIVYRYR comes from the coding sequence ATGGCGAAGAAAGACGGTGTCATCGAGATCGAGGGCGTCGTGTCCGAGGCGCTGCCCAACGCGATGTTCCGCGTTGAGCTCAGCAACGGCCACAAGGTCCTCGCGACGATCTCCGGCAAGATGCGGCAGAACTACATCCGCATCATTCCCGAGGACCGTGTCGTCGTGGAGCTGTCGCCCTACGACCTCACCCGCGGGCGCATCGTCTATCGCTACCGCTAG
- a CDS encoding DNA-directed RNA polymerase subunit alpha: MLIAQRPTLTEEKVGEFRSRFIIEPLEPGFGYTIGNALRRSLLSSIPGAAVTSIRIDGVLHEFSTIPGVKEDVTEIILNIKQLVVSSERDEPITAYLRKTGAGEVTAADISAPAGVEVHNPELVIATLNDTAKFELELTIERGRGYVSATQNRNEYAEAGQIPIDSIYSPVLKVSYRVEATRAGERTDFDKLVLDVETKSSIAPRDAVASAGRTLTELFGLARELNVEAEGIEIGPAPVETVLSNELSMPIEDLDLSVRSYNCLKREGINTVSELVALSETQLMNIRNFGQKSVDEVRDKLVSLGLSLKDSVPGFDGAHFYGGYDDETV; encoded by the coding sequence GTGCTCATCGCACAGCGTCCCACTCTGACCGAGGAGAAGGTCGGGGAGTTCCGCAGCCGCTTCATCATCGAGCCGCTGGAGCCCGGCTTCGGTTACACGATCGGCAACGCGCTGCGTCGCAGCCTCCTGTCGTCGATCCCCGGCGCCGCAGTGACGTCGATCCGCATCGACGGCGTCCTCCACGAGTTCAGCACCATCCCGGGTGTGAAGGAGGATGTCACCGAGATCATCCTCAACATCAAGCAGCTGGTCGTCTCCAGCGAGCGCGACGAGCCCATCACCGCGTACCTGCGCAAGACCGGCGCCGGTGAGGTCACCGCCGCTGACATCTCCGCTCCCGCGGGCGTCGAGGTGCACAACCCCGAGCTCGTCATCGCGACGCTCAACGACACGGCCAAGTTCGAGCTCGAGCTCACGATCGAGCGCGGTCGCGGCTACGTGTCGGCGACCCAGAACCGCAACGAGTACGCCGAGGCCGGTCAGATCCCTATCGACTCGATCTACTCGCCGGTCCTGAAGGTGTCGTACCGCGTCGAGGCCACCCGTGCCGGTGAGCGCACCGACTTCGACAAGCTGGTGCTGGACGTCGAGACCAAGTCGTCGATCGCCCCGCGTGACGCCGTCGCGTCGGCCGGTCGCACCCTGACGGAGCTCTTCGGCCTGGCCCGTGAGCTCAACGTCGAGGCCGAGGGCATCGAGATCGGCCCGGCGCCGGTCGAGACCGTCCTCTCGAACGAGCTGTCGATGCCGATCGAGGACCTCGACCTGTCGGTGCGTTCGTACAACTGCCTCAAGCGCGAGGGCATCAACACCGTGTCGGAGCTCGTCGCCCTCTCGGAGACGCAGCTCATGAACATCCGCAACTTCGGTCAGAAGTCGGTCGACGAGGTGCGCGACAAGCTCGTCTCGCTCGGCCTGTCGCTGAAGGACTCGGTCCCCGGGTTCGACGGCGCGCACTTCTACGGCGGCTACGACGACGAGACCGTCTGA
- the rpsM gene encoding 30S ribosomal protein S13, producing the protein MARLAGVDIPRDKRVVIALTYIYGVGRTRSNEILKATGIDENIRVKDLSDDQLIALRDHIEGNYKVEGDLRREVAADIRRKVEIGSYEGLRHRRGLPVRGQRTKTNARTRKGPKRTVAGKKKAR; encoded by the coding sequence ATGGCACGTCTTGCCGGCGTTGACATCCCGCGCGACAAGCGCGTGGTGATCGCCCTCACGTACATCTACGGCGTTGGCCGTACCCGCTCGAACGAGATCCTCAAGGCGACGGGGATCGACGAGAACATCCGCGTCAAGGACCTCAGCGACGACCAGCTCATCGCCCTCCGCGACCACATCGAAGGCAACTACAAGGTCGAGGGTGATCTCCGCCGCGAGGTCGCCGCCGACATCCGCCGCAAGGTCGAGATCGGCTCGTACGAGGGCCTGCGTCACCGCCGCGGCCTCCCGGTGCGCGGTCAGCGCACGAAGACGAACGCGCGTACCCGCAAGGGTCCGAAGCGCACCGTCGCCGGCAAGAAGAAGGCGCGCTAA
- the rpsK gene encoding 30S ribosomal protein S11: protein MAQAKSAARKPRRKEKKNIALGQAHIKSTFNNTIVSITDPSGAVISWASSGGVGFKGSRKSTPYAAGMAAESAARQAQEHGVKKVDVFVKGPGSGRETAIRSLTAAGLEVGSIQDVTPQAHNGCRPPKRRRV from the coding sequence ATGGCACAGGCCAAGTCCGCCGCGCGCAAGCCGCGCCGCAAGGAGAAGAAGAACATCGCGCTGGGCCAGGCCCACATCAAGTCGACGTTCAACAACACGATCGTCTCGATCACCGACCCGTCGGGCGCCGTCATCAGCTGGGCGTCGTCGGGTGGCGTGGGCTTCAAGGGCTCGCGCAAGTCGACGCCGTACGCCGCCGGCATGGCCGCGGAGTCCGCTGCCCGCCAGGCGCAGGAGCACGGCGTCAAGAAGGTCGACGTCTTCGTCAAGGGCCCGGGCTCGGGCCGCGAGACCGCGATCCGCTCGCTGACGGCCGCCGGCCTCGAGGTCGGCTCGATCCAGGACGTGACGCCGCAGGCCCACAACGGCTGCCGTCCGCCCAAGCGCCGCCGCGTCTGA
- a CDS encoding acyltransferase family protein: MTSTAPATAPPARFAGLDGMRAIAVLLVVVYHLFPPGLLPGGFVGVDVFFVISGFLITSLLLRERIPTGRVALGRFWQRRARRLLPALAVVVVVCSALAWVVGGDVLVDLDAQVLGAATFSYNWVSVAGGGGYFAAATPELFRNFWSLAVEEQFYLLWPLLFPMFLLLPWTWARTTAAFALAAASGVWMGLTVSGGGDVTRAYFGTDTHAFGLLLGVGLAFLLTPVLRAGGPRWAHSRAARKLTGAAGVLALSGLVLLAIAPQSSSAVTFPGALLGASVLSAVAIVAGVWPGSWFGPAIDVRPMRWIGDRSYGIYLWHWPLLMLAVAAFAPESTVATAPMWIGLGVLAATAAASALSFRLIETPVRRHGFRASVRLLAARLRGGPRARLRALGVALSGALVLAGAGAAIAVSPDETSAEAAVEAGRAALEKALREAPAPIAPTPSATDAASPAPADVTGDQISAVGDSVMLASAGGLVERLPGIEVDAEVSRSMWAGPEIVDELDATGRLRPYVVVALGTNGAVDPSTLEHLADTVGPKRNLVLVNAYAPRDWIPGVNAELAAFAEDHRNVIVADWSGAIAPHEDLLAGDKIHPGAEGGRIFADTVAAAVDELAEERREYAADRADRLAEILSADLTP, from the coding sequence ATGACGTCGACTGCGCCCGCCACCGCCCCGCCCGCCCGCTTCGCCGGGCTGGACGGCATGCGGGCGATCGCGGTCCTGCTCGTGGTCGTCTACCACCTGTTCCCGCCAGGGCTGCTGCCGGGCGGCTTCGTCGGGGTCGACGTGTTCTTCGTGATCAGCGGCTTCCTCATCACGAGCCTGCTGCTGCGCGAGCGGATCCCCACCGGACGAGTCGCCCTCGGCCGCTTCTGGCAACGGCGTGCGAGACGCCTGCTGCCGGCGCTCGCCGTCGTGGTGGTGGTGTGCTCGGCGCTCGCGTGGGTCGTCGGCGGCGACGTGCTCGTCGACCTGGACGCGCAGGTGCTGGGCGCCGCGACCTTCAGTTACAACTGGGTGTCGGTCGCAGGCGGCGGCGGGTACTTCGCCGCGGCGACACCCGAGCTGTTCCGCAACTTCTGGTCGCTCGCGGTCGAAGAGCAGTTCTACCTGCTCTGGCCGCTCCTCTTCCCGATGTTCCTGCTGCTGCCGTGGACGTGGGCCCGCACGACGGCCGCCTTCGCCCTCGCGGCCGCATCGGGCGTCTGGATGGGCCTCACCGTCTCGGGCGGCGGCGACGTCACGCGCGCCTACTTCGGCACCGACACCCACGCGTTCGGGCTGCTGCTCGGCGTCGGCCTCGCGTTCCTGCTGACGCCGGTGCTGAGAGCAGGCGGCCCGCGATGGGCGCACTCGAGGGCGGCGCGGAAGCTGACCGGGGCGGCCGGTGTGCTCGCCCTCTCGGGCCTCGTCCTGCTCGCCATAGCGCCGCAGAGCAGCTCGGCCGTCACGTTCCCCGGCGCGCTCCTGGGCGCCAGCGTGCTCAGCGCTGTCGCGATCGTCGCGGGCGTGTGGCCGGGCTCCTGGTTCGGGCCGGCGATCGACGTGCGACCGATGCGCTGGATCGGCGACCGCTCCTACGGCATCTACCTGTGGCACTGGCCGCTGCTCATGCTCGCTGTCGCGGCGTTCGCGCCGGAATCGACCGTCGCCACAGCGCCGATGTGGATCGGCCTGGGCGTGCTCGCGGCGACGGCCGCAGCATCCGCTCTGTCGTTCCGCTTGATCGAGACCCCGGTGCGCCGTCACGGATTCCGCGCCTCCGTGCGCCTGCTCGCCGCACGGCTGCGGGGCGGGCCCCGTGCCCGCCTGCGGGCGCTCGGTGTCGCGCTCAGCGGGGCTCTCGTGCTCGCAGGCGCCGGCGCCGCGATCGCGGTCTCCCCCGACGAGACCAGCGCCGAGGCCGCCGTCGAGGCGGGTCGCGCCGCGCTCGAGAAGGCGCTGCGCGAGGCTCCCGCACCGATCGCCCCGACTCCTTCGGCGACGGATGCTGCATCCCCCGCGCCCGCCGACGTCACCGGCGACCAGATCAGCGCCGTGGGCGACTCCGTCATGCTGGCGTCGGCCGGTGGCCTCGTGGAACGCCTGCCGGGCATCGAGGTCGACGCCGAGGTGTCGCGCTCGATGTGGGCCGGGCCCGAGATCGTCGACGAGCTCGACGCCACGGGCCGCCTGCGCCCCTACGTCGTGGTCGCCCTCGGCACGAACGGCGCGGTCGACCCCTCGACGCTCGAGCACCTCGCCGACACCGTGGGCCCGAAGCGCAACCTCGTGCTGGTGAACGCCTACGCGCCGCGCGACTGGATCCCCGGCGTGAACGCCGAGCTCGCCGCGTTCGCCGAGGACCACCGCAACGTCATCGTCGCCGACTGGTCGGGTGCCATCGCGCCCCACGAGGACCTGCTCGCCGGAGACAAGATCCACCCCGGGGCGGAGGGCGGGCGCATCTTCGCCGACACCGTCGCAGCGGCGGTGGATGAGCTGGCCGAAGAGCGCCGCGAGTACGCCGCCGACCGCGCCGACCGCCTCGCCGAGATCCTCAGCGCCGACCTCACGCCGTAG